A single genomic interval of Coccidioides posadasii str. Silveira chromosome 1, complete sequence harbors:
- the EXO1 gene encoding Rad2 nuclease (EggNog:ENOG410PFQY~COG:L~BUSCO:3321at33183), with product MHRVRMLLYYGVTPYLVFDGGRLPSKDSTEETRAARREESKRLGLELYRTGRTSQAQQELQKAVDVTPYMARMLIEELKKLNVQYIVAPYEADAQLVYLEKEGIVNGIISEDSDMLVFGAKVLLSKLDKHGDCIEINRSNFSACRDVSLTGWTDENFRQMCILSGCDYLPNIPKLGLKTAYRKLRRYKTVEKVVKIVQFEGQSRVPPNYLEEFNRAELTFLHQRVFCPRARKLVTLNPLPNSAHEGLTFIGNDIEPDIAIGIACGDLDPITQEVIKINPSYPERARMANMRRGTLPLADEKGQDKPISSFFTPKRIPLGELDPNSLTPSPSQQALLAQNSRRSWSARQAPTPTSVPRAVSASERPPQAPDVNRESFLSRAATLARPLPAKRQRLCSDAAENEPGTSVGERSRFFRGNSITSEKDALKGAKFKKARKAEFGVFSDDSVEDIMCSLPDSIDTVASLTPSQGDDRGTTSTPEPDEKGNPYSVVFRKHTVTHQSLPTPSPECSQSPLVSSAQGNKSNNNGKSASLGLEARFAYVDENRHTRHPDNGRNEELRKPLREGVANGGGAAYSQVSKPGNRARMTPLQRLQQSALGRSKSMNFSKMNMTKDGQAQRGYESDDSTSRPTPLASFEPRGSEDLIVPGTDDSDDGSLSNGDKPQLFMSLDLKKFEFFPS from the coding sequence ATGCTCCTTTATTATGGTGTCACTCCATACCTGGTCTTTGACGGTGGGAGATTGCCGagtaaagattcaacagAGGAGACCAGAGCAGCCCGGCGTGAAGAGAGTAAAAGATTGGGTCTCGAGCTCTACCGAACCGGCCGTACCTCCCAAGCCCAGCAAGAATTACAAAAGGCTGTTGATGTAACCCCATACATGGCTCGGATGCTCATCGAAGAGCTGAAAAAGTTGAACGTGCAATATATCGTTGCCCCGTACGAAGCAGACGCACAGTTGGTCTATCTCGAAAAGGAGGGCATAGTCAACGGGATCATTTCCGAGGATTCGGATATGCTTGTATTCGGTGCGAAGGTCTTGCTCTCGAAGCTCGATAAGCACGGCGATTGCATTGAGATCAACAGGAGTAACTTTTCTGCCTGTCGAGACGTTAGCCTTACAGGCTGGACGGATGAAAACTTTCGGCAGATGTGCATCCTCAGCGGGTGCGACTATCTCCCTAACATTCCGAAACTCGGGTTAAAAACCGCCTATCGGAAACTTAGAAGGTACAAGACGGTGGAGAAAGTAGTCAAAATCGTGCAATTCGAAGGACAGAGTCGTGTGCCTCCGAACTATTTAGAGGAGTTCAACCGAGCAGAACTCACGTTTCTTCACCAGCGAGTCTTTTGCCCAAGAGCTAGAAAGCTGGTAACTCTTAATCCACTGCCGAATAGCGCCCACGAGGGATTGACCTTTATTGGCAATGACATCGAACCCGATATCGCGATTGGGATCGCGTGTGGTGATTTGGATCCAATCACTCAAGAAGTGATAAAGATAAATCCATCATATCCGGAGAGAGCAAGGATGGCAAACATGCGGCGTGGGACACTTCCTCTTGCTGACGAGAAGGGACAAGATAAGCCTATAAGCTCTTTTTTCACGCCCAAGCGTATTCCACTAGGAGAGTTAGATCCGAACAGCCTTACGCCTTCTCCAAGTCAGCAAGCTCTGCTTGCGCAGAATAGCCGACGTTCTTGGTCAGCCCGACAAGCCCCCACACCAACAAGCGTCCCGCGAGCTGTGTCTGCATCTGAGCGACCTCCACAAGCACCAGATGTAAATAGGGAGTCGTTCCTGTCGCGTGCTGCAACGTTAGCTCGGCCTCTGCCAGCGAAGAGGCAGCGGCTATGTTCTGATGCTGCTGAAAACGAACCCGGCACCTCAGTCGGAGAGCGTAGTCGTTTTTTCAGGGGCAACTCAATCACCTCCGAGAAGGATGCTCTAAAAGGAGCAAAATTCAAGAAGGCAAGGAAAGCAGAATTTGGAGTCTTTTCAGATGACAGCGTCGAGGATATTATGTGTTCGCTTCCTGATAGCATAGATACCGTTGCATCACTTACACCAAGTCAGGGGGACGACCGGGGTACCACGTCGACGCCGGAACCCGATGAGAAGGGGAACCCATATTCGGTCGTCTTCAGGAAGCATACTGTCACTCACCAGAGCTTGCCCACACCGTCCCCAGAATGCAGCCAGAGCCCACTGGTAAGCTCGGCCCAGGGAAACAAGAGCAACAACAACGGCAAATCAGCTTCATTGGGCCTCGAAGCTAGGTTTGCATACGTTGACGAAAACCGCCACACAAGGCACCCCGATAATGGTCGGAATGAAGAGCTCCGTAAACCGCTCCGGGAGGGCGTGGCGAATGGAGGCGGGGCAGCATACTCTCAGGTCAGCAAACCGGGGAACCGCGCACGGATGACCCCTCTGCAACGGTTACAGCAGAGTGCGCTGGGTAGATCGAAGTCGATGAACTTCTCTAAAATGAACATGACCAAGGATGGACAAGCTCAGCGTGGATACGAGTCGGACGATTCGACATCCAGGCCAACTCCGCTCGCGTCATTTGAACCGAGAGGGAGTGAAGATTTGATTGTTCCAGGCACAGACGACAGCGACGACGGATCGCTATCTAATGGGGATAAGCCACAACTATTTATGTCTTTGGATCTGAAAAAGTTTGAATTCTTCCCAAGCTGA